One Peromyscus leucopus breed LL Stock chromosome 20, UCI_PerLeu_2.1, whole genome shotgun sequence genomic window, CAGAGCCAGCAAGGTAGAAGATGATCTCATAGTTCTTCAGGGCATCCACCAGgcggcctgggggtgggggtgtcacaACCTGTCAGGGTCCCCTCTACACTAATTAGATGGGGCTTACTGGTGACACATACGTTCTTTGTTTATAAATGCAAAACTCCACATGGACCCTTGCTTTTGAGACCCCAAATGCCACGTCCCCTCCCTGAACCTCAGTCTAATGCTTCTGAGGACACTGTTTTTATAGCGTACAGGGTCCCCCCTCCACATCAGTGCAAGCCCACTTGTGGGTGTTAGGGTCCAGTGGGGCTGGACCCAGCCCAGGGGGCTAGGACTGAGGACTCCCCGACTCTCTCTACATAATCTGCTCTATATGGCTTTGGCTCAGCATCCTCCTCAGGAGCTACCAGCCATCCGAACCGAGCTGGTGAGGTGCCTCAGCACAGGCTGGGGGGTGGGCTCTGCCTGTGCTCCAGGAAAGAGGGCTCATTTCCTTCCGTTGCCCAGGTCCCTTTCCTGGGCACAGTATTTCCATGTGGGGAAATCTCTAGTTGTATTGTGGGCGACTGGACCCAGGGCGTCACACATGCTAAGTATGTGATCTGCCACAGTTACATCCTAGTCTCCACTGCGCTTGCTTCCATGGGCTTCACTCTAGAGTGTTCCCGTGTCCACACCAGGCTGTGGCCTTCAGGAAGTTTCCTGGTGACCATCACTTCACCCTATCTAAATGTCTCTGTCCCTTCCTGACGAGCCAGTCCTGTCTCTGGCCATACTCAGCTTTGGAATCCCCTTCACTTTCTCACCGGGTCTGCCTTCTTTCCCTATTAGATCCACCCAGCAGCAGGTGGTCCCTGGGCTTCCAGGTGGGTCAGCTTTGAGGCTTTTTGGGTGGCAGGCTTGAGAGAGGGTACCCACACACTGGCTCGGGGGCTTTGCCTTTCTTATTGGGTGGAGCAGGCAGACAGAGCTTGCTCAGAACACTCTGCCATCTGGCTGGCTCAGAGGCAAAGGTGGTAGCTTACTATCTCTGCTGCAGCCTGGGCTCCATCCAGGCTTCCTCCCGCTATGCATTCCCGAAGCCTGACTATGGCCTCTCTCACTTAAGGTTGCCTGGCTCCCTGATGCCTCAGAATAATCAGACAACTCAGGAAGATCTCGGTgtccccatctctgcctttccaaTCTTAGCCTAGGCCTCGCTTGCACGGTGACACTTTCCCAAGCAACCCCCAGCCCTTCACACTCGCCGGCACCTGCAGAGCTATGCCAGGATGAGCAGAGGACCTAGCAGTCTGCGCATGCGGGGGGGTCGGGGGGGTCACCAGCACCTCTCCTCTCCAGCACCCCTTCTCTGCTCCTAGCCAGGGCTGGTTCCCTGTTCTGCCTTACAGGCTGGGGACTGAAGCATCCACACACATTCAGTCCAGGTTAGCTCTCCGGCAGGGGCAGATCTGGGCCCACAACTCAGGCTAAGCTTCCGGATCTAACCCCCTCCCCGGCCTACCTCTCATGCACAAGGCCTTCATGCTAACTGCTTGAGAAGGCCGACATGCCCAAGATGGCTGGCTAGACGGCTATTTGTGTGTTTCTCCTTGAGACTGACCTCTAGCTTTTCCATCCTCATCCCCCGGGGTGGTCCCTGATTTGGGGAGGAGCTACCTGGCCATAAAGGAGTCCACCAACCAGGCTTTTCAGCAAGGGGgcctgccttcccctcctccctgggaGTTCTGTCTAAAGGGTTGCCCTTACACTAACAGGCCTCAGGCTTAGCCACCCTTCCTACGGTGCGCACCGGCAGAGGGCGGTCCAATGAGCACAGCCACGGCCTCCACGAGCAGGACCAGGCCCAGCGCACTAGGGAAGCGGGGCGCACCCACGGTCGCCATGAGCACCTCAAACTGCAGCGCGCCCACCATGCCGTAGGAGAGGCCAAAGGCGATGCAGAAAGCCACAAGGGTGCCGTAGGTGCGCGCACGCGCGCTGATCAGGTCCGTGAGCCCGTTGGCCAGCAGGGCCAGGCTGAAGAGGTAGGGGACGTGGGGTCGCAGGCGCGCCAGACCTGCCAGGGCACCGCACGCCGGCCGCGCCACGATGTCCACGAAACCCACGATGGACAACAAGAAGGCGGCCTCGGCGTCGGGCACGCCCGCGTCCTTGGCGTAGTTCACCAGCAGGATGGCGGGCACGAAGAGCCCAAGCGCCATCAGGAACTTGGTGACCACGTACACCACGAAGGCGCGGTCGGTGCACACCGCCACGTCCAGCAGGCGGCGGCGAGCCCGGCCACCGGAGGGCGCACGGTGGTCCTCGGCGGGGTCTGGGCGCGGTGGGGGCGGCGGCCCCGGGGGCGGCCGCATGACGGCCCCGCAGGCACAGCAGTGCAGCAGGAGGCCACCGAACAGCAGGAAGCCGCCACGCCAGCCGAAACGCTCCCCCAGCAGCTGGCCGAGCGGCGACAGCGTGGACAGGAACACCGGGCTGCCCGCCGCTGCCAGCCCGTTGGCCAGGGGCCGGCGCCGCTCGAAGTAGAGCCCCAGCATGATGAGCGACGGCTGGAAGTTGAGGGCCAGGCCCAGGCCTGCGGGCGAGGCGACGCGGCTGGCTGGGGTGCCCCTTCTGGCCCCAGCAGCTGGGCCAGGCTGGCCCGGGACCCGGAGGCTAAGCCCGAACCCGGGATGCCGAGCCAGATGACTCGAGGGCCGCCCCTTTGGGGGAAACTGGGAACGGAGAGACTTGCAGTAGGGACTCCCGACCCGCACCCACGTCCCTGCGGGGGAGAGACGTGGGTGCCCTCACCTGTGAGCACCCCAGCTGTCAGGTACAGCTCCAGGAGGCGTGAGGCAAAGGAAGCCAGGATCATGCCCGCGGACGCCAGGAGCCCACCAGCCAGCATCACCCGGCGACAGCCAAAGCGCGTCACGAGGATGCTGGACAAGGGGCCTGTGGGCAGAGCAGGGTCACTGTCGGGGTTAGACCAACCTCCCCTCCAGAAAATGCGCCAAGCCTTGTACCTCTGAGGACCTTGACGGGGTATTTACTCCCCACTCCCGCCCCTTCAGAGATGAAAGAGGGCAATGTCTGGTTGAGGTATAGTCACACAGCTGGACTGGGCAGACAAGGTGGAGTGGGGGGAGCGTGGCCACCCATCCCTAACGCCCTCGAGAACCCAGACCAGAACCAAAGTAGGAAGGATGGCTTCCACTCTCCACCTCCGCGTCCCACCAAACTGCCATCCTCCTGAAGGTTCCCACCCTCACAACTCCAGCGTTAGGACTGTGGGGAGCTGGAATGCTGCTTCTCCAGCTTCACGAAGCCCAGTGTGGGTTTGTTGATGGAATGAACCCAGTCCCTCCAGGCCAGCAGAAGGAGCAGGTTTCCATTTTGATCTATGTGCCCTACCCACTCTTTCCtagggccgggggtgggggtgggggcggggcggggcttcTTTAGGCTCTAGATGCCCAACCCCAGATGCCGGACCCCCGGAGGCTCTGGGGGAAGTGCTGACCCGTGCCGTAGAGCATGGCGAGCATGATGGAGGACACCCACGCTGTGTCGCTGTAACCTGCACCGAAGTCCTGCTTGAGCTCTCGGAAGAAGACGCTCACGGCCTTGGGGAAGCCATAGGCGAAGCCAGTGATCACGAAGCAGGCGCCGAGTACCACCCAGCCCCAGCCACCATCTGGGGGACCTGCACCCCGTCGCGGGCCGCCAGCGCCCATCGCCTCTACCTTTGCTGGGGAAGAGGGGGACAAAAGGCAGTGGTGGGTGCTGTAGAGGAGTCAATGGAGACCTGCAAGGAGAAACAGCCCCAGGCCGCCCACTGAGCCCTTTGAGGTTTATAAAGCCGGCGAGGTAGGAAGGTCACCCCAAGTCTTGCCTCCTTCCTGCAAAGGCCTGTGAAGGGTGAATGGAGACTTGACTTCAAGGATTCCTCACTAGGGCTCCTCTCCTCCGGGGACCTAGGGGAAGGGGTGCAGTGAGTGCCAGTGCCCAGCAGCCACTGTGGACccagagggtgtgtgtgggtgtgtgtgtgcgtgcacatgtgcgtgtgtgcgcactCGGGGGTACTGTCAGTGTCCGCCATGAATACATGTAGGTTTGTGGGCAAATGGGCCAGTCACCCAGTGGGCAGATGCCAGCCGCAGTGACCCTGCACCTTGTTCCTAACTTTTCTCAGTGACCAGGAATAACTCATGACTAAAACCACAGGGGATCCTGGCCTCGTCTCAGCAGCCTTAGGTCCAGCTTGCGCCAGTTCCGGAAGGAGTTTGCCCTGTAACTTGGACAAGCCTCCTCCCCAGTTCACCTAACCAGTAGGATGCCTGATGTACACCAGCTGGAAAccttggggaggaaggagaggtctGGACCTCATGGGGAGGTGGCGACCTTGGAAGGGGCTCTGGAAGGGAGACCTGAGCCCCAGCAGTTCATAACCTAGGCCCTCCATCCCTAGGCAGGGGTTCCAAAGTCCTACTGCACTGGCCACAAGAGGGTGGGAAGCCCTAAAGGCCCTGGGCTCTCCCTCCAGGACCTCTCCCCGGGGACACCTGGGActctctgccctcccccagtTCCAGGTTCTGACTTCCCTTGCCTGCCCGCCCCCCACCCAGCATGACTATGAACACAGGGACGAGAAGCTGGCCCCTGGCAGCCCCCACCACACACTCACCTGAGTCTGGATTTAGGGTCCAGCCTCACATCTCCCGAGGCCTTCAGGAGGGGCCAGCAGACACCAACAGCCTTGGCTACTGTGGCCGCGCTGCTGCGGACTCAatccttccccaggcctggggcTTAGCGTCCCTCATCCCACCCCTGCTAAGAGGCTTTTACCAGTAAGGGAGTCGGGCACAAGGGACCATGAGCCAGCGGGGCGGACATAGTGGGACAAGGGGCAAGGAGACCCCCCTTTACCTCCTGGGTCCTCCTGACTGGCACAAAGCCCTGCCTTGAGGGGGTTGTAATCTGGGGCTGGGGGGCACAGTGGTGCCCTGGAGAGACCCAGGCTGCCAAGTCAGTTCTGTACACCATTGTCCACCCCAGCCCCAGGCCACATTCCAGGAGGGGCTCCTGGCTTCCCTTGGATAAGGCTAATCCAGGCCTGAGCCTGGCTCTGAGAAGGTGGAGGGCCGCTGGAACAAAGGGAGCTGTGTGTCCCAGCTGAGGGGACAGGCACCATTCCTTGGGGTGCCATTCGGAGATGGGGGGATGAAGGTGAGAGCCTCAGTACAGCCTTAAAGACTTCAAAAGAAGAGTCCTgaaggggctggggggggggcagatccGAGACTCCATTCACCCTAGAGGATCCCCACCTCCAAGGCCTTACCCTGTCCCCAAATCAGACACCCTGGCTCTCACTGTGCccacttcctttatttttttaatcagttacAAAAGTTAAGCAGGGATGTATATGGGGCAGGGACGGAAGAGGAGGCACAGGCGGGAAGATGGGAGGCGAGAGGCTGGGTCCTGGGGAGAGACTTGGGGTCCCACAAAGCAACAAGTAGCTCTGTGCCCCACCCCCCTTCTCCTGGCTCCATGTGGCAGGCCCAGCCCTTGGTGAGCTCCTGGGCTGCAGGCAGAGGGTTGAGGCCGGTCCCCTGGGTATCAGCGCCTGGCATCTGGGGTCCACGGCTGGGCTGCTGCTGTTGGCCGGAAGAGCCCTGGGCAAGCATGCTGGGCCACCTCAGGCCCCGGTGGAGGACATGGCCTCAGCGGATGAGGGGTGCTGAGCGGTCGTTGGTGACGGTGGGACGCAGCTTCACGGTGGCAAAGGGATTTGTACCCCTGTGGGGAACAGGCCGGCGTGAGGGGGGCAGAGACCCCCGTCTGTGTGCCTAGGGAGAGCGGCCAGGCAGCTGGCCAAGCGTCTGCTTCTCGCCGCCCGCCTGTTTCAAGTCACCTGCTACCCTCTGGCTTCCTGCCCACTGGGACTCACCGTGGAAAGAGCTCTGGGGGGTGCTGTTCCCAGGACATAAGTTTCTGCACGAAGGGAGGGCAGGTTCAGGGGTGAAGGGAAGATGGGGGGTCCCACCCCTCGCCCCAGGAGAGCACAGGACTGGGAGGTCGAGGCCTTGCAGGGCCAGATCCGAGGACACTGTGCAGCCCCAAGTCTAGTTTCAGAGAAAGCTCCAGGCTTTGCACAGTGCCACGGCCTGGGGCCGGCTGCCCCTGCAAGGTAGGGCTGGTAACCCCGCGGCCCCAGCCCACTCCTTCCCGGCCACTCCCACCCCCGATCCCCAGCAGAAGAGTGGCCAAGGTCTCCCTTGCTGGGCTACTCCATAGGTCGGGCCAGGctgaggacaggtggggctgacCTTGACGTCGGTGGCTGCCCCCATGCTGCCCACACTGCTCCGCCTGCTGCTGGGCAAGGGTGTGGGTGCGGGGCTGGGGGCCCGGCTGGGGACGCGGCTCGGGGTCCGGGAGCGGGATTGGCTATCCCAGTAGTCTGATGAGGCTGCGGGGTTGCCTGGCCTGTCCAAGAGGTCATCAAGGCTGTGGCTGCCCCGGAGGGGGTAGGACCTGAGTCAGAGAAAGCAGCCAGACCTGGTGCTCCCTCTCCCACCTGCTGGGCCTGAGGCTGGGGACAGGGAGGCACCCCGCACCCTTCATTAGGAGGTGGGAAATCGGGGCCACAGCTCTCCAGAGGCCAAAGAGGCCAGACCCATTAGATTATCTCATAGATGcctcctggagggagggagggagggaccggAACACCCTTggggccccaccccaccccaccagctAAGGTACCTGGAAGGCAGTTCATTCATTGGGCTCATGGGGGCCATGGAGTTCATGGGCGTGACTGGGTTCATGGAGTTCACTGGTATCTCCTCCAAAGGTTTCACATAGGCCTCGGGGAACCAGCCACTTCTGCAGGGCAGACAGACATCAATGGCCCCTTAAGCAGGGCGGCAGCCCGGCTGGCTCTCAAGACACTACCGACGGTGGCCTGGCCCACCCCACCAACATGGCTTTCCTGGCAGTCAAGGCCTAACAGTACCACTTAACTTCATGTCCCCCCAGGGGCCGAGGCATCCAGGAGAGGAGTTGGCAACTAAGTCAGCAAGCAGGCTGGTCCTGTCTCCGTTTCACAGTGCTCGGCACCCGTTTGGAGTTGGCCCAGGCCAGTTAGCGGCACAGTTATGGGTGTCCCCAGCCACCAGGCTTGGTACCCCCCTTAATCTTCCAGAAAGCCCACGGGGGATGGGCAGTAGATGCTGGGAGAATATTCTCCCAAGAGCATCCCTCATCCAAAAGCGACTGACATAACAATCTGTGCCCAGTGAGGAGACACTTTCCCCGACCTCCGCCCTGCTGGCGGGTGGACAGTTGTATCTAGTCGGCTTCCTGTCGGGGCTCTGTAAGCTGTCTGTGGTGTGGCGTGGGTCTGCATGGCGGCCGCTGCATGCCTACAGCTTAGGCTGTCTGTCAGTCACCTCTGCTCCTGGTTCACGGGGCACTGACCTATCGACTTCCACCTTAACTGGACGCCACATTACCTCCCTCAGGACCCACCTCTGCTCACCCACCCATAACTCACCTGGGCAGCCACCCAGGGCCTCCTCCAGGGCATCCACTGGGGCACTGGCCACCCATCAGTCCATCCCCCATCTACTCAGTCCCACTCAGGACATGAGGGGCTCACACCCCACATCCTCCTCTGtccccaccacctggctccccTACCTGTCTTCTACTCCTGCATACTTCCGCCTGGACCCCCAGGCCACCCCATCCACTCCCTGCCCATCATTGACCACCCCCCAGTCTTCTGTAGGAGCGTTCCTAGCTGTTGCTCTTGGCCCTCCAGGGTTCACACGCTGGCTTCTGTCTACTCTTCCTCCTGGGAGAGTTGCAGGCTGAGTCACaccctgccctccccttccccagagcCCTGTACACTTCCTAGAGGCCACCAGTCTCATTTGCGTGGACACTCAGGGGTGTCtggctctccccactccccactggGGTGCAGACCAGCCGGTGTAAGGGGAGGGGGCGCGCTTTCCCTCCACCTCCGTCTCAGCTCCAGCACAGGAGGACGCAGGGGGGCACACAGAAGGCAGTGGGGTTTGGCCAGTCCCTCCTTTCTGAGATCCCGCTGCCCATCCCATCTGTCCCCCTTCTCCAAGGCCCCTACTCGGCTCTCTCAGCCCCCGGAGCGGCTGAGTAGAGGGAGGCGGGGCGGAGATTGGAGAAAAGGGAGTCGGAGGCCTGGAAACCTCGGTGGAGCGCAGACCCCGGGGCTCCACTCACGCGGACGAGCCTTCCAGCTTGCCGTAGAGCCAGCCATTCTGAGCTTCGGGCACCAGCACCTCAACGATGTCTCCAGCCGAGAAGCGCAGCAGCGTGTGGTTGGCACCCTCCGAGTGGGAGACCAGGGCCCGGACTCTCCTGGCACCCGCGCCGCCCAGGCGCTCGCCGAAGGAATTGGACCGTGAGCGCTGGGTGCTGCTGGCGTAGAGCGAGGCTGCGGGGATGAGTGGAAGTTCTCCCAGCAGTCtatcctccttccctcctgctgcagccccgGCCCCAGCCCCTTCCCGGCCCGTCCCCTGCACCTCTGTGCGCAGGGTACCCACAGGCCGACGGTGTCCGGGGCAGTGATCGGCGATCTAGCTCCAACTGGGACGCGGACCTCGCCTCGGCGGGCTCGGGGCTGTAGGAGCTGGAGCCTTGCCGGCTGCGGGGGGAGCCATACTCTCCCAGGGACCTCGGGGGCTGCgaggggagagggcaggggggtggggcgggagggGCGGAGCCTCGctagccccgcccccagccccagtCCCAAGCGTCGGCGTAAGGGTTGGGGACCCGGTGGGGCCACCACGGGGGTGCAGAGGCGAGCCCCCGGCGC contains:
- the Baiap2l2 gene encoding brain-specific angiogenesis inhibitor 1-associated protein 2-like protein 2 isoform X1, which gives rise to MAPEMDQFYRSTMAIYKSIMEQFNPALENLVYLGNNYLRAFHALSEAAEVYFSAIQKIGEQALQSSTSQILGEILVQMSDTQRHLNSDLEVVVQTFHGDLLQHMEKNTKLDMQFIKESCQHYEIEYRHRAANLEKCMSELWRMERKRDKNAREMKESVNRLHAQMQAFVSESKRAAELEEKRRYRFLAEKHLLLSSTFLQFLGRARGMLQNRVLLWKEQSEASRSPSRAHSPGLLGPTLGPPYPSGRLTPTRLDMPPRSLGEYGSPRSRQGSSSYSPEPAEARSASQLELDRRSLPRTPSASSLYASSTQRSRSNSFGERLGGAGARRVRALVSHSEGANHTLLRFSAGDIVEVLVPEAQNGWLYGKLEGSSASGWFPEAYVKPLEEIPVNSMNPVTPMNSMAPMSPMNELPSRSYPLRGSHSLDDLLDRPGNPAASSDYWDSQSRSRTPSRVPSRAPSPAPTPLPSSRRSSVGSMGAATDVKKLMSWEQHPPELFPRGTNPFATVKLRPTVTNDRSAPLIR
- the Slc16a8 gene encoding monocarboxylate transporter 3, whose translation is MGAGGPRRGAGPPDGGWGWVVLGACFVITGFAYGFPKAVSVFFRELKQDFGAGYSDTAWVSSIMLAMLYGTGPLSSILVTRFGCRRVMLAGGLLASAGMILASFASRLLELYLTAGVLTGLGLALNFQPSLIMLGLYFERRRPLANGLAAAGSPVFLSTLSPLGQLLGERFGWRGGFLLFGGLLLHCCACGAVMRPPPGPPPPPRPDPAEDHRAPSGGRARRRLLDVAVCTDRAFVVYVVTKFLMALGLFVPAILLVNYAKDAGVPDAEAAFLLSIVGFVDIVARPACGALAGLARLRPHVPYLFSLALLANGLTDLISARARTYGTLVAFCIAFGLSYGMVGALQFEVLMATVGAPRFPSALGLVLLVEAVAVLIGPPSAGRLVDALKNYEIIFYLAGSEVALAGVFMAVVTYCCLRGKDAPSGPAAAGGASDAEDVEAERDSEPMPASTEEPGSLETLEVLRPRAGSPGPEPEVEAVPGLGHESV
- the Baiap2l2 gene encoding brain-specific angiogenesis inhibitor 1-associated protein 2-like protein 2 isoform X2, translating into MAPEMDQFYRSTMAIYKSIMEQFNPALENLVYLGNNYLRAFHALSEAAEVYFSAIQKIGEQALQSSTSQILGEILVQMSDTQRHLNSDLEVVVQTFHGDLLQHMEKNTKLDMQFIKESCQHYEIEYRHRAANLEKCMSELWRMERKRDKNAREMKESVNRLHAQMQAFVSESKRAAELEEKRRYRFLAEKHLLLSSTFLQFLGRARGMLQNRVLLWKEQSEASRSPSRAHSPGLLGPTLGPPYPSGRLTPTRLDMPPRSLGEYGSPRSRQGSSSYSPEPAEARSASQLELDRRSLPRTPSASSLYASSTQRSRSNSFGERLGGAGARRVRALVSHSEGANHTLLRFSAGDIVEVLVPEAQNGWLYGKLEGSSASGWFPEAYVKPLEEIPVNSMNPVTPMNSMAPMSPMNELPSSHSLDDLLDRPGNPAASSDYWDSQSRSRTPSRVPSRAPSPAPTPLPSSRRSSVGSMGAATDVKKLMSWEQHPPELFPRGTNPFATVKLRPTVTNDRSAPLIR